The following proteins are co-located in the Zonotrichia albicollis isolate bZonAlb1 chromosome 1, bZonAlb1.hap1, whole genome shotgun sequence genome:
- the IMPACT gene encoding protein IMPACT isoform X1, with the protein MAASDTERAQQQIDEIEALSSIYGDDWCVVDEDEKIYCIKISDCLDQPKWTLCLQVILPPGYPTAEPPIYQLNAPWLRGQDYTELANSLEEIYLQNLGESILYLWVEKIREVLVEKAQSSDPEPDIKKTTEEVDEDDGDDFLLDYQPTQEDQTKMLNYMTSESHEDEELPPIHHGNPITDRRSTFQAHLAPVVTTRQVKRVLEKLYENKKIASATHNIYAYRIYCEDKQTFLQDCEDDGETAAGGRLLHLMQILNVHNVLVVVSRWYGGVLLGPDRFKHINNCARNVLVEYNCVPSTEESSRQAGKSKKIRKDNKKKTEH; encoded by the exons ATGGCGGCGAGTGACACGGAAAGGGCCCAGCAGCAG atTGATGAAATTGAAGCCCTTTCATCGATCTATGGTGATGATTGGTGCGTTGTTGATGAAGATGAAAAAATCTATTGCATTAAGATTAGTGACTGTCTGGATCAACCAAAATGGACCCTCTGTTTGCAG GTGATTTTGCCACCAGGATATCCAACTGCAGAGCCACCTATTTATCAACTAAA TGCCCCTTGGCTTCGAGGACAAGATTATACAGAACTAGCAAATAGCTTGGAAGAAATATATCT ACAGAACCTTGGTGAAAGTATACTGTATTTATGGGTGGAGAAGATACGAGAAGTTCTGGTagaaaaggcacagtcttcagATCCAG AACCAGATATTAAGAAAACCACTGAAGAAGTTGATGAAGATGATGGAGATGATTTTCTCCTCGACTATCAGCCCACTCAGGAAGATCAAACAAAAATGTTAAATTACATGACATCTGAAAGTCATGAAG ATGAAGAACTGCCCCCCATACATCATGGAAACCCAATCACAGATCGAAGGAGCACTTTCCAGGCACATTTGGCTCCAGTGGTGACAACCAGACAA GTTAAAAGAGTTCTTGAAAAATTATATGAGAACAAGAAAATTGCAAGTGCTACCCACAACATATATGCATACAG aaTATACTGTGAAGATAAGCAGACGTTCCTACAGGATTGTGAAGATGATGGAGAGACAGCAGCAGGTGGACGTCTTCTCCATCTTATGCAG ATTTTGAACGTGCACAATGTGTTAGTGGTGGTGTCCCGCTGGTATGGAGGTGTTCTCTTGGGACCAGATCGTTTCAAGCATATAAACAACTGTGCAAGAAATGTACTTGTAGAGTACAACTGTGTACCATCAACG GAAGAATCATCTAGACAAGCTGGAAAGAGCAAAAAGATAAGGAAGgataacaaaaagaaaacagaacactaa
- the IMPACT gene encoding protein IMPACT isoform X2 yields MDPLFAGIVVVILPPGYPTAEPPIYQLNAPWLRGQDYTELANSLEEIYLQNLGESILYLWVEKIREVLVEKAQSSDPEPDIKKTTEEVDEDDGDDFLLDYQPTQEDQTKMLNYMTSESHEDEELPPIHHGNPITDRRSTFQAHLAPVVTTRQVKRVLEKLYENKKIASATHNIYAYRIYCEDKQTFLQDCEDDGETAAGGRLLHLMQILNVHNVLVVVSRWYGGVLLGPDRFKHINNCARNVLVEYNCVPSTEESSRQAGKSKKIRKDNKKKTEH; encoded by the exons ATGGACCCTCTGTTTGCAGGTATAGTGGTG GTGATTTTGCCACCAGGATATCCAACTGCAGAGCCACCTATTTATCAACTAAA TGCCCCTTGGCTTCGAGGACAAGATTATACAGAACTAGCAAATAGCTTGGAAGAAATATATCT ACAGAACCTTGGTGAAAGTATACTGTATTTATGGGTGGAGAAGATACGAGAAGTTCTGGTagaaaaggcacagtcttcagATCCAG AACCAGATATTAAGAAAACCACTGAAGAAGTTGATGAAGATGATGGAGATGATTTTCTCCTCGACTATCAGCCCACTCAGGAAGATCAAACAAAAATGTTAAATTACATGACATCTGAAAGTCATGAAG ATGAAGAACTGCCCCCCATACATCATGGAAACCCAATCACAGATCGAAGGAGCACTTTCCAGGCACATTTGGCTCCAGTGGTGACAACCAGACAA GTTAAAAGAGTTCTTGAAAAATTATATGAGAACAAGAAAATTGCAAGTGCTACCCACAACATATATGCATACAG aaTATACTGTGAAGATAAGCAGACGTTCCTACAGGATTGTGAAGATGATGGAGAGACAGCAGCAGGTGGACGTCTTCTCCATCTTATGCAG ATTTTGAACGTGCACAATGTGTTAGTGGTGGTGTCCCGCTGGTATGGAGGTGTTCTCTTGGGACCAGATCGTTTCAAGCATATAAACAACTGTGCAAGAAATGTACTTGTAGAGTACAACTGTGTACCATCAACG GAAGAATCATCTAGACAAGCTGGAAAGAGCAAAAAGATAAGGAAGgataacaaaaagaaaacagaacactaa